The following is a genomic window from Sphingobacterium spiritivorum.
TTGAAGTGAAAGAAGGAAATAAAACATATTTCATTGATCTAAAACAGCAAAAGTATCTGCCAAAAATGTAAGCCTAGTGTAAAAGGACTGAGCTAACGACCAACTTCAAACCATTCCAGATTTAATAAGTCCTTGCTTTTATCGTGATCTTTTTTCGATCTGACAACCAGATAGATATTATGAATACCCGTTACCTTTTGAGCAGCAGTATGTATGGTATTGGCAGTTTCTTCTTGATACACTGCAACATTTACTATACCTAATAACTGAACACTTATACTGTCTATATGAATCTCAATAGTTGCATCTTGGGTATTGCTCCTGGTCTTGCAAGTAAACTGTATGAACAAAAGTTCTCATTTTGTATGAGATCATAAAGGAAATGCAATTAAACCTTTGCCTTCTTCGATTGTACAGAACAAGTTTTTCGAGGAATAAAAACCCGGTCCCAACGAGACCGGGTTTTTTGCTTTGAAGGTTCTTATTTCCACCCTCCGCCAAGGCCTTTATAGATATCGACAACTGTACTTAGTTGTTTTTGCTTTGCTTCTATAAGTTCCAGTTTAGCATCCAGAGCATCCCGTTGATTCAGGAGAACCTCCAGATAGTCCGCTCTTGAATTTTTGAACAACTGATTGGCGATCTCAATAGATTCATCCAAAGCCTGCGTTTCCTGGGACTTCATTTTATAGTACTGATCTATGTTTTTCACTTTAGACATCAGGTTTGCAATATCCAGATAGGCATTCAGTATCGTTTTGTCGTATTCGTATAGTGCCTGCAGCTGTCTTGCATCTGCAGTCTGGAAATTAGCCTTGATGGCACTTTTATTGATCAGCGGACCTGCCAGTTCACCTGCCAGACCAAAGGCTATTGATTCCGGCATTTTCACCAGATAAGAAGGTTTAAATGCTTCCAGTCCCAGCGCAGCAGAAATTTCCAGTGACGGATAGAATTCTTTGCGGGCCGCTTCTACATCCAGTTTTGCCGCTTTTAGTTCCAATTCTGCCTCTTTAATATCCGGACGGTTGGCCAGCAACTGTGAAGGAATACCCGTATACACCGGTTGTGCGATTGTAGACATAAAACTTTCTTTTGTCCGGACAACAGGCTGCGGATAACGTCCAAGTAAAGCGTTGATCTGATTCTCCTTTTCGGTT
Proteins encoded in this region:
- a CDS encoding carbohydrate-binding protein; this encodes MFIQFTCKTRSNTQDATIEIHIDSISVQLLGIVNVAVYQEETANTIHTAAQKVTGIHNIYLVVRSKKDHDKSKDLLNLEWFEVGR